TCCCACGGATAGAGCTTGAACAAATTACTGATGACTTGGTTATCAAGGTCAGTAAATTGTCCTTTTTCTCCAAGGCCGATCTCTTCCATAAACATGAATTCAGTCGGCAGGCCCGCTTCCAGTGCACAATCTTGCAGATATTGCACCGTACCGCGATCCTCTTCGCTGTCCTGACAACAAGCCAGATGCAGCAAGCTAAAACCGTGGTTTTCACGCAGATCAACAAAACGCTCAATCAGCTTCTCTTGCATGCTGTTGTATTGATCAGAATCTTGGCTCAAATTGCCTGCATTGATCTGATCTTCCAACCATAACCATTGGAAAAAGGCAGCTTCATACAGTGAGGTTGGCGTGTCTGCATTGTTCTCCAGCAATTTTGCTGGATTGACGCCATCATAGGCCAGATCAAGGCGAGAATAGAGTGACGGTTGCTGGGTTCGCCAAGAACTACGGACAAAATCCCAGCAGTGCTTTGGAATACGGAATTTAGCCATCAGTTGATCGCTATTGATGACTTTCTCAACCACTTGCAGGCACATTTGATGCAACTCTGCCGTGGTCTCTTCCAACTCTTCAATTTGCGCTAGCGTGAACTCGTAATAAGCATCTTCACACCAGTACGGCTCGCCATACATGGTGTGAAAACGGAAACCAAATTCAGTGGCTTTTTCGCGCCAATCTGGGCGTTCGCTAATCGCTAAACGTTTCATTAATCAGACCTTAGCCACCCATGCTGCGAGTGCTGGTTTTAGATGACGTCGCGGCGCTACGTTGCATGGTGGACTGTTTAGCGACTGATTCGCCAAAACCGCCACGAGTGATGGTATTGGTCACGGCTGGCTTCGGTGCCATCGCGGTACGCGGCACAGTCATGGTGCGGCCTGTGGTCGCTGAACCAAAGTTTTTACCAGTGGCATCAACAAACTTGCCATTCGCCGGGCTATTCGGTGCTTTAGAGGTGAACAGTGGCTGACTTGCGCCGCCGCCCATCATCCGACCCATCATATAACCGGCCATCAGTGGCATCCACATACCGCCACTCTGCTGTGGTGCAGCCGCAGCTGTTTCGCTGGTCGATGATGAGGTTGGCACCATACCCGCTTGCGCAGGGGCCTGAGTACACTGAGACTCGCCAAATTCTGCAATGCAGTCTTCACGGGTCGCATATTTTGGCGCTGTCTTAGCCGCTTCCTGCAAAGCAGTATTATAAGCAGTCGTACATTCCGCACTCTTAGACGGGTTCGCTTGAGAGCAATCATCGGCATTTTGGTACAAAGAGACGGTTTCATCGGTCTTTTCGCAGCCGGCCAGCATAAATACAGCGCTGACAGCCAAAGCTACCGGCGCAAGGCGATAGCTGCGCCAATATTTACGGAAAGTCTCTTGATTGATGTTTTGAGTCCGTTTCATCATTAGTAATCTCATTTCCGGGCATTCGAAGCCCTTTCCCAGTAAGTGTCCATAGGATAGGGGAAACGTGTATAAAATTAAAGCGCGAGGGCCGGTCAGCAACAGACTTTACAAAGCTATACGAAATGGTGCGAGTAGCCTCGCTTTTTTCATTGACGAAAAATGCTTGGTGCGGGTGAAAAGAGGGACTGAAAATAAGCCGGATGCAGCCTAATGCTGCACCCGGAGAGCCTAACTAAACGACGAATTAGTTACGGAATGGATTGCCGTTACGTGTTGCTGCCGGTGTGGCGGTTGTTGTCTGGCTGGCAGTGGTAGCGCGCGGTGCAGATTGCGTGTTACTACCCTCAGCGTAGGCATTTTGATTCGCATTATCGGGAGCCAAAGCGGTGGCTGAAGTTGGGACTGGTTTATCCAGCACCCCATTCAGTTCCGTCAGGTCATTCATATTCAGCGTACCGAGTGCAGACTTGATAGTTAGCTGATTAATCAGATAATTATAACGCGCATCAGCCAATTGTTGCTTGGACTGATACAAGTTAGTGGTGGCGGTTAACACGTCCAGAATTGTACGTGTCCCGACTTGGTAGCCTGCTTCCATGGCATCCAATGAGCTTTGGTTAGAAATAACCACTTGCTCATAAGCTTTAATGCTGCTGATGGAGGCCGAAATATTGTTGAAGGAGGAACGAACAGTCTGCACGACACTGCGATGAGCGCTTTCCAACTGTTCACTAGCACCGACAAAATTATATTGCGCTTGTTTCACAGCAGAATTAGTCGCCCCGCCGCTGTAAAGTGGCAAGCTCAATTGCACGCCAATTTGGTTCTGGCCAGCATCATTATTGACTTGTTGAGTGCTCGGTGTGCCACCACTGTAACGGGTATTAGTTACCGAGGAGGATGCTGTCAAATTAACGGTTGGCATGTAGCCTGTTTCAGCCGATTTAATTTGCTCACGAGCTAAATCTTGCGTTAAACGAGCAGAAAGCAACGAAAGGTTACGTTTCTCTGCATCTTTCAATAGGTTAGCAACGGCTTCTGGGCGCTGTGTCTTCAAGCGGCTAACATTCAGTGAAGCCAACTCAGGGTAATAAACGCCAGTAATCTGACGCAGATTTTCTAGCGCGTTATCCAGATTATTGCGCGCCGTGACTTCATCCGCTAAAACGGTATCGTAGCTAGCACGGGCGTTCTGGACATCAGTGATTGCCACCAAACCTACGTTAAAACGCTGAGTGGTTTGATCTA
The window above is part of the Yersinia massiliensis genome. Proteins encoded here:
- the tolC gene encoding outer membrane channel protein TolC — its product is MKKLLPLLIGLSLAGFSTMSQAENLLQVYKQARDSNPDLRKSAADRDAAYEKINEARSPLLPQLGLGAGYSHTNGFRDASDNPDSNATSGSLQLTQTIFDMSKWRALTLQEKTAGIQDVTFQTSEQSLILNTATAYFNVLRAIDSLSYTEAQKQSVYRQLDQTTQRFNVGLVAITDVQNARASYDTVLADEVTARNNLDNALENLRQITGVYYPELASLNVSRLKTQRPEAVANLLKDAEKRNLSLLSARLTQDLAREQIKSAETGYMPTVNLTASSSVTNTRYSGGTPSTQQVNNDAGQNQIGVQLSLPLYSGGATNSAVKQAQYNFVGASEQLESAHRSVVQTVRSSFNNISASISSIKAYEQVVISNQSSLDAMEAGYQVGTRTILDVLTATTNLYQSKQQLADARYNYLINQLTIKSALGTLNMNDLTELNGVLDKPVPTSATALAPDNANQNAYAEGSNTQSAPRATTASQTTTATPAATRNGNPFRN
- a CDS encoding DUF1190 family protein; protein product: MKRTQNINQETFRKYWRSYRLAPVALAVSAVFMLAGCEKTDETVSLYQNADDCSQANPSKSAECTTAYNTALQEAAKTAPKYATREDCIAEFGESQCTQAPAQAGMVPTSSSTSETAAAAPQQSGGMWMPLMAGYMMGRMMGGGASQPLFTSKAPNSPANGKFVDATGKNFGSATTGRTMTVPRTAMAPKPAVTNTITRGGFGESVAKQSTMQRSAATSSKTSTRSMGG
- a CDS encoding glutathionylspermidine synthase family protein; translation: MKRLAISERPDWREKATEFGFRFHTMYGEPYWCEDAYYEFTLAQIEELEETTAELHQMCLQVVEKVINSDQLMAKFRIPKHCWDFVRSSWRTQQPSLYSRLDLAYDGVNPAKLLENNADTPTSLYEAAFFQWLWLEDQINAGNLSQDSDQYNSMQEKLIERFVDLRENHGFSLLHLACCQDSEEDRGTVQYLQDCALEAGLPTEFMFMEEIGLGEKGQFTDLDNQVISNLFKLYPWEFMFREMFSTKLEDAGVRWLEPAWKSIISNKALLPLLWEMFPNHPNLLPAYFAEDDHPAMDHYVTKPLFSREGANIQIVENGKEVARVDGPYGEEGMIVQQFHPLPKFGDSYTLIGSWLVNDQPCGIGLREDRELITQDLSRFYPHIILG